One region of Bubalus kerabau isolate K-KA32 ecotype Philippines breed swamp buffalo chromosome 6, PCC_UOA_SB_1v2, whole genome shotgun sequence genomic DNA includes:
- the LOC129656182 gene encoding ATP synthase subunit epsilon, mitochondrial-like: MAEYWQQIRLSYLRYSQICTKAMRDTLKTEFKANAEKTSGSSIKVVKVKKE, from the coding sequence ATGGCAGAGTATTGGCAACAGATTAGACTCAGCTACCTCAGGTACTCCCAGATTTGTACAAAAGCCATGAGAGATACACTGAAGACAGAATTCAAAGCAAATGCCGAGAAGACTTCTGGCAGCAGCATAAAAGTTGTAAAAGTCAAAAAGGAATAA